One Bombina bombina isolate aBomBom1 chromosome 5, aBomBom1.pri, whole genome shotgun sequence DNA segment encodes these proteins:
- the EN2 gene encoding homeobox protein engrailed-2: protein MEENDQNNRDVEQHQQQESGNESNRGILPILQAPAIHQPHHRITNFFIDNILRPEFGRRKEGTVRQRDELIFTARDSLPSSGVESGQNRANVTDGEGGSKAITVTVDKKAEVEGTLKPRALSADHSLSSDSDSSQASSNTNKQPMLWPAWVYCTRYSDRPSSGPRSRKPKKKNMSKEDKRPRTAFTAEQLQRLKAEFQNNRYLTEQRRQSLAQELNLNESQIKIWFQNKRAKIKKATGNKNSLALHLMAQGLYNHSTTSKDGKSDSD, encoded by the exons ATGGAAGAAAATGACCAGAATAACAGGGATGTGGAGCAGCATCAACAGCAGGAGTCTGGGAATGAGTCTAACAGGGGGATCCTGCCCATTCTCCAGGCTCCTGCAATCCACCAACCTCATCACAGGATCACTAACTTTTTTATTGATAACATCCTACGGCCGGAGTTTGGGAGGAGGAAAGAAGGGACTGTAAGGCAAAGGGATGAGCTCATCTTCACGGCCAGGGACAGCTTGCCTAGCTCTGGGGTAGAGTCTGGTCAGAACAGAGCTAATGTCACTGATGGAGAAGGGGGATCCAAAGCCATCACTGTTACAGTGGATAAGAAAGCAGAGGTGGAAGGTACTTTGAAGCCCAGAGCTTTAAGTGCAGACCATTCACTGAGCTCAGACTCCGATAGTTCCCAAGCCAGCTCCAATACCAACAAACAACCAATGCTATGGCCAGCATGGGTCTACTGCACTAGGTACTCTGACCGACCATCTTCAG GTCCAAGATCTCGTAAACCAAAGAAGAAAAATATGAGCAAAGAGGACAAGAGACCCCGGACAGCATTCACAGCAGAACAACTTCAGAGACTGAAAGCAGAATTTCAGAATAACAGGTATTTGACAgagcaaagaagacaaagtttgGCTCAGGAACTGAATCTGAACGAATCTCAAATTAAAATATGGTTTCAGAATAAGAGGGCTAAGATTAAGAAAGCCACCGGGAACAAAAACTCATTGGCTTTACATTTGATGGCTCAAGGACTCTACAACCACTCTACCACTTCAAAGGACGGCAAATCAGACAGCGATTAG